In Halobacillus amylolyticus, the following proteins share a genomic window:
- a CDS encoding GNAT family N-acetyltransferase, with the protein MKNTVIKELQSHKAILEAFPVMNQLRTHLDEETYLALVTEAKEKESYRLFALYDRGEIVAVTGFKPMITLYYGRFVWVCDLVTNSESRSKGYGDKLLTFVHEWTNENGYESVALSSGLQRMEAHRFYEERMDYDKVSYVFKRKID; encoded by the coding sequence ATGAAAAATACAGTGATTAAAGAATTACAATCTCACAAAGCAATACTTGAGGCCTTTCCAGTTATGAATCAACTACGAACTCATCTAGATGAAGAAACATACTTAGCACTTGTAACAGAAGCAAAAGAAAAGGAAAGCTACAGGCTTTTTGCCCTATATGATCGAGGTGAAATCGTTGCTGTAACGGGGTTTAAACCTATGATCACCCTTTACTATGGTCGGTTTGTGTGGGTGTGTGACCTTGTAACAAACAGCGAAAGTCGTTCAAAAGGATATGGAGACAAGCTGCTTACTTTTGTACATGAATGGACGAACGAAAATGGGTATGAAAGTGTTGCTTTATCATCGGGATTGCAACGAATGGAGGCGCATCGTTTTTATGAAGAACGGATGGACTACGACAAGGTAAGTTATGTGTTTAAAAGAAAGATCGATTAG
- a CDS encoding class I SAM-dependent methyltransferase, with the protein MSHEKVVIGAGEYNNNPGWRQTQETELNLLNKNDWIKEFSENSLSAILAEHVWEHLTYQEGKAAAKNCFEFLKTGGYVRCAVPDGFFRNETYQNMVKVGGPGPEDHPAASHKYVHNYKTLTHLFEEAGFEVRLLEYCDEAGVFRQNEWEGKEGVIFRSKKYDPRNQGDGVAFPSLIIDAIKN; encoded by the coding sequence ATGAGCCATGAAAAAGTGGTGATTGGAGCTGGCGAATATAACAATAACCCTGGTTGGAGGCAAACTCAAGAAACAGAACTTAACTTACTCAATAAGAACGATTGGATAAAAGAGTTCTCAGAAAACAGTCTATCTGCCATATTAGCTGAACATGTTTGGGAGCATTTGACCTATCAAGAAGGAAAAGCAGCTGCAAAAAATTGTTTTGAATTTTTAAAGACAGGCGGTTATGTCCGTTGTGCTGTACCAGATGGTTTTTTTAGGAATGAGACCTATCAGAATATGGTTAAGGTAGGCGGTCCTGGGCCTGAAGATCATCCTGCAGCTAGTCACAAATACGTACATAATTATAAGACTTTAACACACTTATTTGAAGAAGCTGGTTTTGAAGTAAGGTTACTTGAATACTGCGATGAAGCTGGCGTTTTTCGACAAAATGAGTGGGAGGGAAAAGAGGGGGTTATTTTTCGCTCGAAGAAGTATGATCCCAGAAACCAGGGTGATGGAGTAGCTTTTCCATCTTTAATTATCGATGCTATTAAAAACTAA
- a CDS encoding GNAT family N-acetyltransferase has translation MNPILLEFPHEFKTDRLLIRMPKPGDGKAVHSAIKASIKELKPWMPFAQNDQSEEETEINIRESHVKFLKREDLRLLVFLEETGQLVCSSGLHRIDWDVPKFEIGYWADTRFSGKGYTTEAVAGITEFAFKELSAKRVEIRCDSNNSKSMAIPERLGFKLEGVLRNDDLSVEEKELRDTCVYSKVDLKD, from the coding sequence ATGAATCCTATACTACTCGAATTTCCTCATGAATTTAAAACAGACCGATTACTAATTAGGATGCCGAAACCTGGGGACGGAAAGGCCGTACATAGTGCGATAAAAGCTTCAATTAAAGAATTAAAGCCCTGGATGCCGTTTGCTCAAAATGACCAAAGCGAGGAAGAAACTGAAATAAATATACGTGAATCCCATGTCAAGTTTTTAAAACGGGAGGATCTAAGATTGCTTGTTTTTCTTGAAGAAACAGGGCAATTGGTTTGTTCCTCAGGTCTACACCGTATCGATTGGGATGTCCCCAAGTTTGAAATAGGATATTGGGCAGACACCCGTTTTAGTGGAAAAGGATATACAACTGAGGCTGTAGCAGGCATAACAGAGTTTGCCTTTAAAGAACTAAGTGCAAAGCGAGTGGAAATAAGGTGCGATTCAAATAATTCGAAAAGTATGGCTATACCCGAAAGACTGGGTTTTAAGTTAGAGGGAGTACTTAGAAATGACGACCTTTCAGTGGAAGAGAAGGAGCTAAGGGATACTTGCGTCTATTCAAAGGTAGACTTAAAAGATTAG
- a CDS encoding ring-cleaving dioxygenase: MNGLKGLHHVTAITSSAEKNYEFFTYVLGMRLVKKTVNQDDIQTYHLFFADDTGSPGTDMTFFDFPGIPKGVHGTNEMSKTSFRVPSDSALDYWVKRFDRLEVKHNGIKQQFGKKTLSFVDFDDQQYQLISDEGNEGVAAGTPWQKGPVPLEFAITGLGPIFVRVDNIDYFKEMMEKVLLFKEIDKEGSFHLFEVGEGGNGAQVVVEYNTILPQARQGYGTVHHTAFRVENRSVLEEWIERMHSFRFQTSGYVDRHFFQSLYANVAPQILFEFATDGPGFMGDEPYETLGEKLSLPPLLEPKREKIEDFVRPIDTVRSTKEFTKD, from the coding sequence ATGAACGGATTAAAAGGACTACACCACGTTACTGCCATTACGAGTAGTGCAGAAAAGAACTATGAATTTTTCACATACGTATTAGGGATGCGCTTGGTGAAAAAAACGGTGAATCAAGATGACATTCAAACCTATCATTTGTTTTTTGCAGATGACACAGGCAGCCCAGGTACAGATATGACATTCTTTGATTTCCCTGGCATCCCAAAGGGGGTACATGGCACAAACGAGATGTCAAAAACATCTTTCCGTGTGCCAAGTGATTCTGCACTGGATTATTGGGTGAAACGTTTTGATCGTTTAGAAGTGAAACACAATGGAATTAAACAGCAATTTGGTAAAAAGACACTCTCTTTTGTAGATTTTGATGATCAGCAATATCAATTGATTTCAGATGAAGGAAATGAAGGAGTAGCTGCTGGTACACCATGGCAAAAGGGACCGGTCCCTTTAGAATTTGCCATTACGGGATTAGGACCGATCTTTGTGCGGGTCGATAACATTGATTATTTCAAAGAGATGATGGAAAAGGTTCTGTTATTCAAAGAAATCGATAAAGAAGGTTCATTCCACTTGTTTGAAGTAGGGGAAGGGGGAAATGGTGCACAGGTTGTTGTGGAATATAACACGATTCTTCCTCAAGCTAGACAAGGTTATGGTACGGTTCACCATACGGCATTTCGTGTCGAAAACCGCTCTGTTTTAGAAGAATGGATTGAACGTATGCATAGTTTCCGGTTCCAAACCTCTGGTTACGTCGACCGACACTTTTTCCAATCACTATATGCAAATGTGGCACCACAAATATTATTTGAATTTGCGACAGATGGGCCTGGGTTTATGGGGGATGAGCCGTATGAAACACTTGGGGAAAAATTATCTTTACCACCATTATTAGAACCAAAACGTGAGAAAATTGAAGATTTCGTTCGCCCGATTGACACCGTGAGGAGCACAAAGGAATTTACTAAGGATTAA